In a genomic window of Glycine max cultivar Williams 82 chromosome 13, Glycine_max_v4.0, whole genome shotgun sequence:
- the LOC100779965 gene encoding B3 domain-containing protein_Os12g40080, with product MTSSHNKHPLPTAVHFFKIILRTSLAHGILKLPKDFTTKYGDSMSNLVFLNPPDGIEWKICWTKLDGKIWFEKGWKEYATYYSLDHGHLLLFQYQGTSHFDVHIFDNSAIEVDYPSSPGTRDGKERHVEISDDSVEILDAQFSCQKTRVKSTVPSPQPSKEMKFGPTTNVERSPRVNLHQHVQTGKEEGKGIFNTECPKVEQLTSTTLKKATTFRLVMKPSFINGEYLKFASENNLNVGDVCVFELIQSFAFKVQRDQVSPFHKPIQLEWERFQNEVKEDILKRNLGTKNTEKG from the exons ATGACTTCCTCACACAACAAGCATCCCTTGCCCACTGCCGTTCACTTCTTTAAGATAATCCTCAGAACAAGTCTTGCACATGGAATACTT AAGCTCCCAAAAGATTTTACTACAAAATATGGGGATAGCATGTCAAACCTGGTGTTTCTCAACCCTCCAGATGGCATTGAATGGAAAATATGTTGGACCAAGCTTGATGGCAAGATTTGGTTTGAAAAGGGTTGGAAGGAGTATGCCACATACTATTCCCTGGATCATGGCCACTTGCTGTTGTTTCAATATCAGGGAACTTCTCATTTTGACGTGCACATATTCGACAACAGCGCCATTGAAGTAGACTATCCTTCTTCCCCTGGTACTCGTGATGGAAAGGAAAGACATGTGGAGATTAGTGATGATTCTGTTGAAATTTTGGATGCTCAATTTTCATGCCAGAAGACTAGAGTGAAATCCACAGTGCCATCTCCTCAACCTTCTAAGGAAATGAAATTCGGCCCAACTACAAATGTTGAAAGAAGCCCCAGGGTAAACTTGCATCAGCATGTCCAAACTGGAA aagaagaggGTAAAGGAATTTTTAACACTGAATGCCCAAAAGTGGAGCAGTTAACTTCTACCACTCTAAAGAAAGCCACAACTTTCAGGCTTGTCATGAAGCCATCCTTCATTAATGGAGAGTACCTG AAATTTGCGtcagaaaataatttgaatgtGGGGGATGTTTGTGTTTTTGAGCTGATCCAGAGCTTTGCTTTCAAGGTTCAGAGGGACCAAGTTTCCCCATTTCACAAG CCTATACAACTCGAATGGGAacgattccaaaacgaggtgaaagagGACATTCTGAAACGCAATTTAGGCACAAAAAATACCGAAAAAGGTTAA